gttcaagtgattctcctaagtagctgggattacaggcacgcgccaccacacccagctaatttttgtatttttagtagagacagagtttcaccatgttggtcaggctcgtctcaaactcctgacctcaagtgatccacccacctcggcctcccaaagggctgggattacaggcgtgagccaccgcgcccggccaggaaatgCTCTTTTAATTGTAGAGGAAAGGGAACTCAGAGATGATCTGAATTAGGCCTTTTTGGCTGCATGTAGCAGGAGTACCCACGATCCGCAGCTCAGGTGTAGAGGGAGAATGGGTTATGTGGATGCTGCTCAGTCCCAAAGAGCCCTAGGCAGTGGCTACTGCTGTTCCTGGGCCAGGCTCAGAACCGGAACCGCAGCGCAGAAAGCTGGGCAAGGCTCTTCCTTCTGTTTTCATCTCTGGTTTGTCTATGCAactgtttccttctctctccctgcagACTGGCTCTCAGCAGAGTATGGCCCACTGCTGTCATCTTTGGCTGGGTGGCAATGGGCCTCTGCTCTCCATTTCATGAGCAGGACAAGTCAGCCTTGCTGATTTATCACAAGCCCATGCTCCCAGGACTGGGTTGGGGGTGAGGATCTGTTGGTCCATTGTGGGTCAGGATCCAGGATGGCCCCATCAGCTTAGGTCATGGATCGGGGTCCCTGGATAGATATGGCTTGGGTAGATTGTGGGGGATAAAGGTGGCACTtttgagagaaagaaggaggctACTGATGATGGACTTCACCCACATGTCCACTGCAGATCCTGGATAATACTCTTTTGACACCCACAAGGGAGCTTCTCAGAAGAGCAAGCACATGCAGGGAAAAAAGTGGAATCTGGTTTGTTTTGTGGGTGTTGTTTCTTTGACacctttaaaattctgtttacCTATGTGCCTTTTCTGTGCATTCCAGCAAATTGCCTCACACTGCATACAGTATCAAAAATCTCTAAGGAATATCTCATGGATTTAATAAGTAAACTTAATTTGGGGAGTTTTTTTTGGTGATTTGGACTAgattttccattcattttgtcAGTCACATATCTGTTGAATCCCATTATGTACCAGGGCTCTGCCTGTAGGTCTGTCACATAAAGGCTCAGAGACTCCCAGCTGCAGGCTGCACTGCTCCAGACACCGTGTTCCTTCCCTCTTGTGGCTCATGATGCCCTAGAGCAGTGGCTCTCAAGCTTAAGCCCACATCAGAATTACCCAGAGAATTTCTTAAAACATAGGCTGCCCAGCCCctgtttctgattcagtagttctGGGGTGGGGtcctgagaatgtgcatttctgacaagttcccaggtgatactgatacTGCTGGTTCAAGGACTACGTGTTGAGAAATCACTGCCCCTAGGGTGTGTTCTTGCTAACATGTGCAGAGCTGTTGCTGCCACATCTGTGTGCAACCAGCAAAGATGGTGAGAGAGAAAGGCCAGGGCAGCCAACTTCCTTTGAAGCATGTGGGGCTGGCAAAAGTGGTTGGCTCTCATGACATAGTCAGGGACTTGGTCATGTGGTCACACCCCGTTGCTAAGGAGGCTGGCAAAGTCATCTCTGACTGGGTttccatgtgcctggaaaagggTAAGGGCATGTGTGTGGGGACATCAAGAGATCTGCCAGAATGGGCCCATGGAGACAAAAAGAGAAGGCCAGATCTTGGTGATGGGGACAGACATGAGAAAAACCCCTTGAGGTGCATGGTGACGGTGTTGTAATGGCAGTTTCTTCGAAGGGAGAATAGGGCAGAAGAGCATGGGTCTGCAGGCCTCAGCAGAGGTTGCCCTAGAAGGAGAAGCAAGCCAAGCTTGGAAGCAGGAGTGCAGTTGGCTGGAGTTGCCCATTTCCTCTCTTGAAGGCAGCCAGGTGTCCCTCCACTTGGGCTGTGCTCTTCTCAGTCTCTCATGAACTGGGCGTCTCCTTTGCTTCCCATCCCCATTGTTTTGTGGGTTGAGCTGTTGTATTTCCCAGGtcttaagcttttcttttctaccctgTCTCCCAGGCGTCTTGGCTCTGGAGAAGGCTGCGTGGCAAGAGGCGGCCAGTGATAGTGTTCTGCCTCTTGATGACCCTCTCTGCGATGGCTGTCACCCGCTTTCCCCCACAGCGCCCATCTGCCGGCCCAGATCCTGGTCCCATGGAGCCTCAGGGGGTAACTGGCACCCCTGCAACCCGTATCCGGCAGGCTTTGAGCTCCAGCCGGAGGCAGCGGGCCAGAAACATGGGCTTCTGGAGAGGCCGTGCTTTGCCCAGGAACTCCATCTTGGTCTGTGCTGAGGAGCAAGGCCATAGAGCAAGAGTTGACAGAAGCAGGGAGTCCCTAGGAGGGGACCTCAGGCATCTAGGGAGGGTCAGGAGGGATATTACTTTGTCAGGACATCCAAGACTCAGTACTCAGCATGTTGTGCTCCTGAGGGAGGATGAGGTCGGAGATCCAGGAGCCAAAGACTTGGGTCACCCGCAGCATGGCGGTCCCATCCAAGAGACACAGAGTGAGATGGTCGCCCTGGTCGGTCCACTCCCAGGGAGCGACATGGCAACTTTACGGGCTTGGAGAGCTACTGCTGGGCTGACATTCTGGCCCCATACAGCAGAAGGCAGGGATCTGCTGGCAGCTGAGAACAGAGCCTTGACTGGTGGGCGACAAGCAGAggatcccaccttggcctcaggGGCTCATCAGTGGCCTGGCTCTGTTGAGAAGCTGCAAGGGTCAGTATGGTGTGACGATGAGACGCTGTTGAGCAGCTCGAGGACTGGTGGGCAGGCTCCCCCATGGCTGACAGACCACGACGTGCAGATGCTCCGGCTGTTGGCGCAGGGGGAGGTGGGGGGCAAAGCCAGGGTCCCCGCCCATGGGCAGGTGCTACAGGTTGGCTTCTCCGCTGAGGGTGCCCTTCAGGGCATGTCCTCTCCCAGGCTCAGCCAACTCTGCTCCCAGGGGCTCTGTGGCCTGATCAAGAGGCCTGGGGACCTGCCTGAGGTCCTGTCCTTCCACGTAGATCGCGTGCTGGGGCTGCGCCGGAGCCTACCTGCCGTGGCCCGCCGCTTCCACAGCCCCCTCCTGCCCTACCGCTACACAGACGGTAGAGTGAGGCCTGTCATCTGGTGGGCGCCCGATGTGCAGCATCTGAGTGACCCGGATGAGGATCAGAACTCTCTGGCCTTGGGCTGGCTGCAGTACCAGGCCCTGCTGGCACACGGCTGCAGCTGGCCAGGCCAGGCCCCATGCCTGGGCATCCATCATACCGAGTGGGCACGCCTGGCGCTCTTCGACTTCCTGTTGCAGGTAGGTGGGGTTGGGCAGTGGGGGTAGAGAGCTGCAGAGGTAGGGGGTTCCGGGTGGAGAGGCCTGAATTGCCCACCTGAGGTTGGATGGTGACTCTCCCCCACGTCCTGGTTTTTTGACCACCAAGcacctgtttttgtaattttccttccTCTATTTATTTATCCAGTGGTTACCAGAGCCAGCTCATCAGTTCACAAGAGCTGATGGctaaaattttcaggaattttgtacCTAGTTGTGAAACACAGGCATTATGAAAAAATTGAGTTGtagaaacaataataaattatattagcAACGAAGGTAATAACTACTCAGAATGCATTATTTCCTAAGTATTTCCTATCATCTGTGCTTTTGCAGCTTCGTGTCTATGTAATAAATGCTGGCTAACGGTGTGCCACTGCACATCTCTCAACAACTCCACATTTGCTcatgttggtagcttgaaatccaTCAGGGTGTGAATATCTGTTTACGCCATGGAAAgcagcaaatgctacaaatcaggacTCCCCTCTACTCCTGGAGAGCTGATTGTtcaacatttaccagcacaccactgttTATAACTTTACATCTTTGACTCAACAAGGATTCAAGATGGtcgtataattttttaaaaagtgagagagggagagacggAGATAGCGATGGAGAgaatgggagagggagagagaaagggaggatgCTTGGGCACTGAAGAATGAGAGGGATCTGCGCTGGCTGAGGCCCCTGACCTGTCAGGAGTTAACCCTGGAGTTGCTGGATCGAGGGGTAGTGTGGGAATCCCAGGGAAGGGGTTGGACTGTCGGTACACGGGCTGACTGGGGGACTATAGGCACCAGCTAGTTACTGATCTGTTAACAACCAGTGTGGCTGTTCTGGTGCCCATGAGCTGGATGTCTGCCATAGATATACATGTGGGGAAATATGGCCAGACagtaacaaagacaaaaaacagatAAAGCTCAGTGAGGGTGGTGTGTGCACCAAATGCACATGGAGCCAGCCCCGATTTCTATAGAGACCCCTGTTGAAGAAAAGGGTCCTCAATGTCAGCCCTTAGGGTTACGTGCAGAGGTGAGTGGACCAATGTGCGGTGTTTTCATTCACACGGGTTTGGgtttctattttagaaaattcttagATAATATGTAATACTTCAGAGATTTACTATAAAAATCCAGCTTCCCTTGAAAAATTGGATGGTTTAGTAATACTGGTCCTTCATTCCCATACAGCAGGAAGCAGCCTGAGCTGAGCATCTGCTGCCCCCTGTGGAGGCTGCCGTACTCTCCTTTTGGCCACAGGCTCTACCTCTTTATTGTCCGACACTCATCTACTGTCCTTCTGGCCTCTTGAATGTTACGCCAGTCTGCCTACAGATAAGTCTGTTTCCAGTCACGAGACTAGCTGCTCTCCTGTCGTCCTCCCAGCTCCTCCAATCTATGTCCCCGTTGCTGCTATGTGGAAGGAGGAGCTATGGACCCTGATGGTCAAGAGCATGGGCCTTGGCATCAGACCGACATGGGTTtgaacccccacccccaggccacTTCCCACTGTGTACTCCTGGGCAGATTACCTAGCCTTTCTCAGCTCTACTTTTCTCACCCCAAAATGGGGCTGTGCACCCCAGCCTCATCCCCTTGAGCCTGACCATTTAGTACCTGGTGTACTCCTGGTTGCTGGCACCTGCATCTGCAGGCTTGCTCGCTTGCTGCACTGGAAGTGCTGGGGATGAGTACACTCCAAGTAGCGTGGCCAACCATGCAGGTTGGGAAGGAGGGGTTTCCCAGTTCATAGATCATAGGACTTTCAGGGCTGAAGCTGGGACAGTCGTGAGCAAACAGGGCTGTCTCCAGGAGCAGCCTCCAACTGTAACTGAGGAGAGTAGGTGTATAGATGCCCTGTATGCATATTCTACACACCTCTCAGTTAATCTAGCAGGATTGGAGCCCAGTTATTCACAGTGGTAACTGCTGACTCTTCCCCACTCTACTTGTGTTTCTTGGAGTTAGCTCACAAGTAAACTGCTCTCAGTTGAATCCTGGTCTGTCCTCTGGGGATCCCAGCCTTCGTCAGATAATAACATTGATCACGCTTAGTTTCTGGATGCAAGGTCATTCATGTAATGtacttagtacagtgcctggaGGATGGCACACACTCAATAATAAGCAGGTACCATCCCACTTTACGGGAATTTACTCATCCACTCTTCATGgcaacttatgagtgagaaattgaggcccagagaagttaggTTACTTGCCCAAGGTGGCAGCTGGTGGGCTGAGCAGCAGCCTGGATGGTCTGACTCTGGAGCTCAGTCTCTGAATCACAGTCACTATTCAGCTGTCCATGAATGAGGGCAGGAAAAGGGGATGCTTGCAGGGGTGTCCTGGGGCCTTGATCTCTGAGGTACAGCTCCTTGCAAAGCCCCAGTCCAGCTGATGTGCTCGCAGCTGCTCTCTGCTCCACACAGAGCCCCTCTGTTCACCTCTCAGGGTTGCAGCGTGGGACTCTTCCTCAGCTGCCAAGCCCTGCTGTGGGGACAAGTCTCTGTAGCCAAAACACACACAGGTTGGTTGTATGGGCAGACATGACTCGGCTGGACTCGTGCCACTTCTTTCCTGCTTTGCTGAATGCCAGTCCAGTCAAACACCCCCTGTCTGGCTAATGCTACCTTCCTAGAAACCACTGGCAAGTCAGAGAGATGCAGGGCTGTAGAATGTGGGCTTTCCTGCCCAGGAACCTTCTGATCAGGGGCTGGGTACAAACTGCGTTCAGCCCACTCTGGGGTAGGTTTTATCCTGTAGAAACCCTTGTTTTCCTGTGTACATCTCCACATCCCATTTACTTAGGCACAAAACACAAGcctgcacacatacacatctcTTATACACCCTATAAAGCCTACCTATGCTTCACAAATCCCATATAACACTCTGTATTATTAGTGATTGCTGAAATAACACtgtgtatgtaacaaacctccaaaACTCAATGGCTTACAATGCCAGCTCTTTATTCTTGCTCCAGGATCTGTGGGTCAGTTGGGTTCAACTGAGCTGAGCTGCAAGCTGTGGGTTGGGTTCAGGTCTGCTCTCATTCTGGTGGCCGAGGCTGAAAACAAATTCACACAGAGATCATTTTGTTGTGGCTGGGTTTATCATAGTTTTATAACCTTCTGTGCCAAACCTTGACACCTCAAAATATCTAGCAGAGACAAAGATAAAACCCAGTCAAAAGGGTATGCTGACAATCCCAAAGCCACTCCTATTTTTACTTTACCAAAATCTCAGGGCCagtttgtttattaaaaatttatttaagtcACATGGACTTGAAAAACACTTGGACTTATTTATGAGCGTTCTTGTATTTATAAACCAATTTGGTAGATACAATATATAGTATGTGTAAATACAGCtaaacatgcatacacacacacacacacatacacacacacacaaagatccaatagtttttttgatatttgttttgatttgttttgtgttttgagacagtgtctcactctgttgcccaggctagaatgtggtggcacgatcacagctcactgcagcctcgacctcctgcactcaagtgatccactcacctcagtctcttgagtggctgggactataggtgtgcaccaccatgcccagctaatttttaaatgtttttgtggagacagagttttgccatgttgcccaggctggttttgaactcttgggctcaagcaatctgcctgccgtggcttcttaaagtgctgggattataggcatgagccaccacatccggcaaGATTCAATAGCTTTTATGTCAGAATTCTAGCCATGAGATAGCAACACAAACTCACTGTTTTATGAACATGTTCACATGGCTAAACTTTGCTTGCTCCAATAGGTAACACAATCAACGCTGCAAACCAAAATTTTGGGTAAAGCAGTTTCTATGGCAGCTTGTTTTTTTAAAGGCCACCCCTGCCCCCGACTCCAGAGAACACTGGGCCAAGAAGCACCACAGCACATCACGTACTAACGAGATCAGATGAGATCGGGCACATTCAGGGTGCTATGGCTGTAGACTTTCCCTGGCTCCATCAGCCTACAACACATTCAGACCAACCCTGAAGAGTGCACCCAAGTGGGCTGCACTCTGGGATCAAACTTTGACCTCCCATGACTGtgttgacacacacacacacagagtcactaAAATACAATTCAACTGCTGCAACAAGCAACAAGCCCTAagagtttccaaactgaaacAATCAGGATGCTTTCCTCTCTCAGTCAGTTGGGCTTGTTCAACATGCAGATGGATATTCCTTCAGCTCCCAAATTGAGAGGAGCCAATCCTGCTGTCTGGTACCCACAAAAGCCACTCACTTGTCTGGATGCGCATGTCAAATCTCAAAGGCTTCCTAGACAATCAGGAATGCAGTTGGGGCCAGTGGTGACGAGGCCAGAGAGAGAGCCCAAAGCCAACCACTGGGCCAAATGTAGTCAGGCAGCAGCTTCGGAGGCTTCTGAAACTCTCCCAGCTTGTGGCAGCTGACCCACAAGCAAGGTGTTTCTGGTCAGAACCAAACTTTGTTACTGAACACCAGGGTTTCAGTTTAGGTCCCATTGCTTGCCTCACAGAAAGCCAATCATTGAGACAAGtgttgccagggaagaaggctttattaTTTTACCAGCGATGCTAGCCAGAGAGACAGAGCACCAAATCTCAAATCCATCCTTCCTCCCTGACCAAAGTTAAGAGTTTATATAGCCAGGAAGGAAAACAACAGGCGCAAGGAAGAGGAGTTAGTTAACAGGCAGCAGGTGGTCTAGCGTCATTGTAACCAGTgggggaaaacaggaattaggggtATGGAAGAGGAGCCGGTCGACAGGCGGCAGGTACATTTTATTGTACAAATGTACGTTTCTTAAGCTTCAGTTCTGTGGGCATCCAGCTGGTTGGAAAATTGGGCCAGTTTCAAATATGAAGGAATGTTACTCCAGTGATTAGTGTACGATCAGTTAACTCTGAGTTAATTAAATaggagattatcctgggtggGCCTGACCTAATCTTTAAAGAAGGTGAAGCACCAGAGAATCTTCTGCTGGCCTCAAGGAAAAAAGTAAACAGCCATGTTATGAACTGCCTATGGGGAGAGGAGACATCTAGAAGGACCGTGGCAACCCTGAGGACCTCAGTCCTCCGACTGCAAGCAATGGTGTCAGCTGGCAACCTGAATAGCTTAAGAGAGGACCCTGAGCTAGAGTGAAATCCAGCCCTGGTCCATACCTTGATTGCAGCCTGGGGAAACCCTGAGCTGAGAACCTAGCAAAAATGTATAGGCTCCTCACCCACAGAATCTGTGAAATCACAGATATGTTCTTTTAAGCCACTGAGCTCATGGTAATTTCTTACAtggcaatagaaaactaacacgTGAGGCAAGGGAGGTTTCCAAGGTGCAGAAAATTAAGAGCATGCTCACTCCTGGGTGCTGACTCGGCGATTGCACAACACTGAAAGTGAGTACCTCAAACCAGGCAGCGATTCAGGGCAGACCTCCTTATGCTGCTTCAGCGGAAGAAGTGGCCACAGAACCTAAGTCAAAATCTGAGGAATCGAAGTCCTCTGTCTTCAGACGGGTCCCTGGCTGAAAATGGAGTGATGGCTGAGGAGAAGCCGTCTCCCAAGATGAACGGGACCCCAGGTGATGCCAGGGCCCCCAGCCACTCTGAAAGTGTCTTGAATAATGACTCTAAAATGTGCAATACAAATCGTCATTTAAATGCACTAAGTACAGACAGCCCTTGTGGCAGAGAAGCTGCTCTGGAGGCAGCTGTCTTAAATAAAGAagagtaaatgtattttttatagagggtGAAGGATGCTGGAAGGTAAGGATTTAGGAATATCTGGAGAGAAAGAACTTGCAGTTATGTACATTTTGTCCTTTCtgtaagagaaaaatgaggacttTGGAAATTCAGATCCCTCTTTAATATCAGATAtttaaacaatacattttaaattttaaccagtTATAGTCAAAAtgctataataaaacaaaaaagagaaagaaaatgaagagcatTTGACTCCCACTCTTAAAATGAGGTACACATAAAGTTTAATAAGCTGGTTATGACAAAAGCCTATAATTGTGTTTCTTGaagtata
This sequence is a window from Macaca fascicularis isolate 582-1 chromosome 2, T2T-MFA8v1.1. Protein-coding genes within it:
- the GASK1A gene encoding Golgi-associated kinase 1A, which translates into the protein MASWLWRRLRGKRRPVIVFCLLMTLSAMAVTRFPPQRPSAGPDPGPMEPQGVTGTPATRIRQALSSSRRQRARNMGFWRGRALPRNSILVCAEEQGHRARVDRSRESLGGDLRHLGRVRRDITLSGHPRLSTQHVVLLREDEVGDPGAKDLGHPQHGGPIQETQSEMVALVGPLPGSDMATLRAWRATAGLTFWPHTAEGRDLLAAENRALTGGRQAEDPTLASGAHQWPGSVEKLQGSVWCDDETLLSSSRTGGQAPPWLTDHDVQMLRLLAQGEVGGKARVPAHGQVLQVGFSAEGALQGMSSPRLSQLCSQGLCGLIKRPGDLPEVLSFHVDRVLGLRRSLPAVARRFHSPLLPYRYTDGRVRPVIWWAPDVQHLSDPDEDQNSLALGWLQYQALLAHGCSWPGQAPCLGIHHTEWARLALFDFLLQVHDRLDRYCCGFEPEPSDPCVEERLREKCRNPAELRLVHILVRSSNPSHLVYIDNAGNLQHPEDKLNFRLLEGIDGFPESAVKVLASGCLQNMLLKSLQMDPVFWESQGGAQGLKHVLQTLEQRGQVLLGHIRKHNLTLFRDEDP